DNA from Solanum stenotomum isolate F172 chromosome 3, ASM1918654v1, whole genome shotgun sequence:
TAAGCGAACTGGTAGTATATATGAACGTTGTTGTTCTCTGTTAGAAACTGTTACCCCTCCTACATTGGAACTCTAAACAATTGGAGATGGTGAAGTACTTAAAGTTGCCCAGTTGAGGGAGATGGTGAAgtactttttttgtttgtttttgtttttttacccCTCCCCCAGGAGCTCCCAcctttttgctcccttggtgactcgaccTCACAACCTTcaggttggaagtgagggggtGCTTACCATCTGAGGAACTCCCTCTTGTCGATGGTGAAGTACCTAAAGTTACCCAGTTGAgcatttctttttctcaaaattctcTAATTTCTTTAGGGAAAGTTTATCCAAACTGCAATAGTATATAAAGCCCTTTTTCCAAACTTCAAAAGTATATTCCTTACTGTTTAGCAATAGGTATATCTCAATCCCACATTGACGAAAGCATAAAAGAAAAGATTCTCATCCAATAGGAGGTGGCCCATGAATATTCCTTGCCTAATTTGACACTCCAGAACTTCAGCTGGAAAGCCCatttttgaaggaaagcatCCCAAACAGGTGCCTTTCTTCACCCAAGCTGCTGACATGCagacataaaaaaaagttgcaGCAAACTGTGACGACCAAGCCGAGCAATGGATAAGGTTTTCAACACACCCCTGGCTCATCTGCTCGGTGCATTGCTTGTTCTTCTTGCACCAATTTTCCTTCAAGGTAAGCAAGTGATGCTTGATATTCGCAACGCGTGTTTTATATACATTGTCAGTGGATATAATTCGAACTTCTTTTTTGGTAAtaggagttgaaggaacaattggTGTCAATTATGGTACAGTTGCTGACGACCTCCCTCCGCCAGTCCAAGTTGCAAGCTTCCTCCGTGACTCCACCTTTATTCGTCGTGTGAGGCTCTTTGACGCTAACCCAGAAATCTTGAAAGCATTTGCTCGCACTGGCATTTCAGTGACTGTAAATGTGCCCAATGATCTAATTCCGCAGCTTACCATGTTGAGTTTTGCCCAACAATGGGTGGAAATTAACGTCCTGCCTTACGTCCCTGCCACCAACATAGTGAGAATACTTGTTGGCAATGAAGTAATTTCAACTGCCAACAAGTTACTAATTGTGAGCCTAGTCCCTGCTATGGAAACCCTCCAGGCTGCCCTAGTTGAAAAGTCCTTGGACCGTCACATCCGAATTTCTACTCCACACTTCCTAGGTATACTCTCAAATTCAAGCCCACCTTCTACTGGGAAATTTAGACCAGGCTATGACATCCATGTTCTCAAGCCATTGCTTGAGTTCCTTAGAGCTACTAATTCACCATTCATGATAAACCCATATCCATTTTTTGATTCTTCTGATAACACACTTGATTATGCACTCTTTAGGCCTAATCCAGGGGTCTTCGACGAGACCACACAACTCACCTACACAAACATGTTGGATGCACAATTAGATGCAGTTTTTTCAGCCCTGAAGCTCCTGGATTTCGAAGACATTGAGATTGTCATAGCTGAAACTGGATGGCCATCAAGAGGAGATCCAGGGCAAGCAGGAGTAGACACTGGAATTGCAGCCGAATACAACAAAAAGCTCATACAACACGTGATGTCTGGAATTGGGACACCTCTAATGCCCAACAGGACATTTGAAACCTATATTTTTGCGCTCTTCAACGAGGACTTAAAGCCAGGGCCAACATGTGAAAGAAATTTTGGGCTGTTCAAACCTGATATGACGCCAGTCTATGACATAGGAATCGTACATCCAAGGGTAGCTAATGCTGCTGCCAATACTGATCACAGTCACACTAATAGCAGAACCAATTTGTTACTGCTTCTGTTAGTGTGCTTGATGTGTTTTTGAAATTGCCTCCGGCTTGCAGGCTGAAGCAAATTTTCCGTCATGCCGGCACCAAAGGCTGCAACTGTGAACTAAGCAACACCAGCGCCTGCTAAGGGGAAATCATGGTGTCTTTCGAAATCAGACAAGGAAGCATTACACAGGAACATCTATGCATGTGGATTGGGTTTCTCTTCAAAAGTATCAGTGGTGTGtgttggattctccaaaagtagtatatttttg
Protein-coding regions in this window:
- the LOC125860264 gene encoding glucan endo-1,3-beta-glucosidase, with translation MDKVFNTPLAHLLGALLVLLAPIFLQGVEGTIGVNYGTVADDLPPPVQVASFLRDSTFIRRVRLFDANPEILKAFARTGISVTVNVPNDLIPQLTMLSFAQQWVEINVLPYVPATNIVRILVGNEVISTANKLLIVSLVPAMETLQAALVEKSLDRHIRISTPHFLGILSNSSPPSTGKFRPGYDIHVLKPLLEFLRATNSPFMINPYPFFDSSDNTLDYALFRPNPGVFDETTQLTYTNMLDAQLDAVFSALKLLDFEDIEIVIAETGWPSRGDPGQAGVDTGIAAEYNKKLIQHVMSGIGTPLMPNRTFETYIFALFNEDLKPGPTCERNFGLFKPDMTPVYDIGIVHPRVANAAANTDHSHTNSRTNLLLLLLVCLMCF